The proteins below are encoded in one region of Brassica napus cultivar Da-Ae chromosome A6, Da-Ae, whole genome shotgun sequence:
- the LOC106351858 gene encoding probable inactive purple acid phosphatase 29: protein MQLLITFLQCETRLQPNPSSSFFLGAITMADNKRTSMFNFFLLSVSMVGLCLAPVAASAQGRKLSFGVNGQFKILQVADMHYANGATTRCQNVLSSQLAHCSDLNTTAFMSRVIAAEKPDLIVFTGDNIFGSDVKDAVKSMNAAFAPAIAAKIPWVAVLGNHDQQSTLSREELMKHIVKLPNTLSKVNPPEAAHYIDGFGNNNLQIHGAAESSLHNKSVLNLYFLDSGDYSSVHNIKGYDWIKTSQQFWFDQTSKRLQREYNKEPNPQQGAAPGLAYFHIPLREFWFFNSKNAAKGVRQEETGSATINSGFFTTLVTRGDVKSVFVGHDHLNDFCGELKGLNLCYGGGFGYHAYGKAGWQRRARVVVADLNKKGTGSWGDVKSIRTWKRLDDQHLSVIDEQVLWTRSPK from the exons ATGCAATTGCTTATAACATTTCTGCAATGTGAGACTAGACTACAACCAAATCCATCTTCATCATTTTTCTTGGGCGCCATAACAATGGCGGACAACAAAAGAACGAGCATGTTCAACTTCTTTCTTCTCTCCGTGTCTATGGTAGGTCTCTGTTTAGCTCCGGTTGCAGCATCAGCACAAGGTCGGAAACTCAGTTTCGGCGTGAACGGCCAGTTCAAGATACTGCAAGTGGCGGATATGCACTACGCAAACGGCGCGACTACTCGGTGTCAAAATGTTCTTTCTAGCCAGTTGGCACACTGCTCCGACCTCAACACCACCGCCTTCATGTCGCGAGTCATCGCCGCCGAGAAACCTGACCTCATCGTCTTCACCG GAGATAATATATTTGGATCTGATGTTAAAGACGCTGTGAAGTCCATGAACGCTGCGTTTGCTCCAGCGATTGCGGCTAAGATCCCTTGGGTTGCTGTTTTGGGAAACCATGATCAACAATCTACGCTGTCCCGGGAAGAACTCATGAAACATATCGTGAAGCTTCCCAACACTTTGTCTAAAGTGAACCCTCCTGAGGCTGCTCATTACATCGATGGGTTTGGTAATAACAATCTCCAAATCCATGGAGCTGCTGAGTCAAGTCTACATAACAAGTCCGTTCTCAATCTCTATTTTCTAGACAGTGGAGACTACTCTAGTGTTCATAACATAAAAGGTTATGATTGGATCAAAACTTCTCAGCAATTCTGGTTTGACCAGACTTCAAAACGTCTCCAG AGGGAGTACAATAAAGAGCCTAATCCTCAACAAGGTGCAGCTCCAGGACTAGCTTACTTCCACATTCCATTACGGGAGTTTTGGTTCTTCAACTCAAAGAACGCCGCTAAAGGAGTGAGACAAGAAGAAACAGGATCGGCTACCATAAACTCGGGTTTCTTCACGACGTTGGTAACTAGAGGAGATGTGAAATCAGTGTTTGTGGGTCACGACCATCTCAATGACTTTTGTGGTGAACTCAAAGGTTTGAATCTATGCTATGGTGGTGGGTTTGGATATCATGCGTATGGTAAAGCTGGGTGGCAGAGGAGGGCGAGAGTTGTGGTTGCTGATTTGAACAAGAAAGGTACAGGCAGCTGGGGAGATGTGAAATCGATTAGGACATGGAAGAGGCTTGATGATCAGCATCTCTCTGTTATTGATGAGCAGGTTCTTTGGACCAGGTCTCCAAAGTGA